In Flavobacteriales bacterium, the genomic stretch ATTGTGGAGATGTGATGTATGACAACAGCTTATACTTCTCTGAACTCAGTGCTAAAGAATCTACCATAATCGATGATTTAGGACTTACTAAAGGAGCGTTTATTTTAGCTACTGTTCACCGAAATGACAACACCGACAACAAAGCGCATCTAACTGCTATTTTTGAAGCTTTTGAAAGTATTGCAACCCAGCATAATCAGACGATAGTTCTTCCATTACACCCTAGAACAAAAAAGATGTTGCACCAGTTATTTAGTGAAGCATTTGTAACTAGCTTATTAAGTAATAAAAACATTCAAATTATTGAACCTGTATCATTTTTAGACATGATTGCACTTGAAATGCACAGCAAAATGATTATCACTGATAGTGGAGGGGTTCAGAAAGAAGCGTTTTTCTTTAAAAAACCATGTATTATTCTTCGACCAGAAACTGAATGGATTGAATTAGTAGAATGTGGAGCTGCTAAAATCGTTGGTGCAGATAAAAAGCTAATTCTGGAGAGTTTTGATTATTTTGAAAAAGCAAATAACCTTTCTTTTCCTGAGTTGTTTGGTGATGGAAAGGCTGCTAAATTTATAGGAGAACAACTATTAACGAGTCTATAAACCAACTTAACTTTTTCTAAAAGCAATAATTATTGAAGATAGTTTTTATTGAAGAATGTCACGTATTCTTCAATATTTTTCTCTACATATAATGAAGAGAAATTTGTTTCAGTGATGATAAAGAAGTCAAACGATTGGTTATAATCTTTGACTTGTTTTTTGTTCACCTTAAAAGCTACGTAATAATCCATTGCATCTTCTTTATCTTTGAAAGATCTCGTGACAACAACTTGTGTATCTTGATCTACGAAACTACTTTTAACTGATAAGTTTTTAGTTGAAAAGGATGCTTTATTAAAATCAGACACTTTTGCTTTTGCTTTATTAATACTTCCTTTATTGTTTGGAAACACTAATACAAAAAAGTGAGTTGCATCAGTAGCATAGACATAGGTACTTTTCCCAGCTTGAGCATCTGAAACAGATTGAACATTTCTTAATTTATCTAATAGTGCCTTAGCTGGTTCATACACCTCATCTCCTTTACAATGTTGAACTACGTCACTTAACGCATTTTCTAAAGGTCTCAAACTATCTGAATTAGCATACTTTTGACCAACTGCAACCGCCTTTAAATAATAGTACTTACATTTATAAACATTCTCCTTTTCTGACTGAATGACCTTATTACTTAATTCGATGACCTTATCATATTGTTTTTGTGTATAGTAGCTATAGGTCGTTTTATAATCTTCAGCATTTTTTGACCCAGCCAATTCAGCTTTCTGCTTGTAATTTGGATCTTTTATAATCTTAGCGTATTCAGAGTTAGGATAATCATTTAGTATAGTTTGCTTATACTTTTTCATTTCCTCTCCATTCGTCATTAAATAAAGTTGATATAATCCAGCTATTGCTTTTTCATTGGGTAAAAACCTACGAGATAATGCTTCAAAACTCTTTTTAGCTTCAACTTGATTATCCAGCTTAGTTTTATAAACTTCACCACACTTATACAACGAATTCATGACATCTTGATCAATTTGAGCCAATTTATTATTATCATTACAAGGCAATGTTTTTAGGTAATAATCGACAGTAAATTCCTCTGACTCTTCGTTCTTTTCTTCTTCCCCTCCATCAAAATCTAGAGAACTCTTATCAGATCTTCTCCAGTTGTCTTCCAGTTTTCGGTCTCCCCAAAGTGA encodes the following:
- the wecB gene encoding UDP-N-acetylglucosamine 2-epimerase (non-hydrolyzing), whose product is MKIITIIGARPQIIKAAALSRAISNHFADTISEIIVHTGQHYDQNMSEVFFDELGIPKPTINLNIGSGSHGKQTALMIEKIEEILIEEQPNALVVYGDTNSTLAATIAASKIHVPIVHIEAGLRSFNKKMPEEINRIMCDHASSLLFSPTKAGYQNLLAEGFKASSSLPYTADNPGIFHCGDVMYDNSLYFSELSAKESTIIDDLGLTKGAFILATVHRNDNTDNKAHLTAIFEAFESIATQHNQTIVLPLHPRTKKMLHQLFSEAFVTSLLSNKNIQIIEPVSFLDMIALEMHSKMIITDSGGVQKEAFFFKKPCIILRPETEWIELVECGAAKIVGADKKLILESFDYFEKANNLSFPELFGDGKAAKFIGEQLLTSL